The genomic DNA TACACTGtgattcaaaataattttagttAACTATATTATGTACAAAAATGATACGTAATTAGGTTTAAAAACCATATGTTACTTTTagaagattttttattttatttaatttgtttttgcTACTCTAGCAAGAATGTGATAATCTTTATAGAGATGatgataataaattattcattattttataaattttaaaagagaagaatgtagtaaaataataatcagtgaattttaagaaaaatgaacTGCGTTTGTCAGGGTAAAATGCAATACGTTCAAAAGaactaataaataatttataatactaaaaagaaaaatgtacaaCGTTTTGTCATCCTTAACAActgatattaaataataatcaattataatttatttaaagacATATTATATAGGATGAGTTATTAGGAATGATTATTTTAGGTtattctataaaatttttgtttaattttatatttagtgTTTAGTTAATTATGCGCAAAACAAATGTTGactctttctttttataataagaatttgtataaatgaaactaAAAACACTACACTGTAATtgttaaaatgtaaatatgcatacatgtaattaaatttaatgttttGCACGTAATAAGGTTGAATGACTGATAATGATGTTGTATAAGAAAACAAATGTTATTTTGTTGCGCAATGTATAATGATATTAGTTCAATGTATTCGATTTTTAAAACGGTAACAATTCGTGTTACTAAATGAATAATACAAGTAAACAGCAATGAGCTCCGAACAGTATTTATGTAACTGTAATTAATATAACAGTAATGTGTAATCATTAAGTAAATCAATTTCATGGGTTTAATTAagtgtatttaattatttcatgcgttcaaaatttatatatatttaacatATTTTGTATATGTATAGTGCGATTTTGTCATAAATAGCGACGaacataaaatttatttattcatagtTTATTTAATATGTCTAAGGAGGTAGATCTATATGTTAAGGGCCTACGTCTCACAGAGCGTAATTCTACGGCCTTCAATCGTAAGGGGTTAAAGTATTTAAGGTTATAGATAAAAACCCAGCTAAAGATGTCGGCCTATAAATGCTGGTAAACagtaaatgttaaaaaatatttaccgAATTGCATGTACAGTAACGGTTCTCGcgattgaattaattatttaagttTGCTgtgtttagaaaataaatacgaTCGTAGCGATGTATATCATACATGTGCGAGACTAGTACACAAATATACTTGGTACATACGAATGATAGTATAACCTTTTTCCATTCCCTGTATTGCTTTGCTGATAGCTATCTTAAATTCACCAGTTAAACGCGCCACGAAGTAAACAAACCTACTGATACATAAAAAGTAGTTAAACTAACCATAATATCGTAGTGTATCGCGCGgtgaatgaatatttaataagaatatgaCTGCTAATTACTTGAAGATATGATCTCCTATGATTCATTACTCTCTAATGATGTACAGTTACTATCACAAATCTTCGTATGCGTTCCTCATACATATATACCTCTGATTGCGCATGCGCGGTAGTAGAATAAATGTGCGCATACAATTAATATCCAGAATATTATATTCAATACAtgattatatataatttaatattcgatTCTTTAATTATATACATAGTTTATCTTTTGTTAAGAAAACACAACTTTCGGGAATCGTGAAGCTATTATATTTTCTCCTGTAAACTTAAAATATGCATTTGCGCGCAATGTTGCGCAGGTCAATGAGTCAATGCGCATGCGCAATTAAACAAGGACATAAGAGGCCCCTGCGCAacgttttcttttcattcgcCGCATTGTAACCGGCAATGCGTTAACTTTTGAAACATCCTGTATATAATAAAGGATCTATTATCGTTATCATGACATAACCGAACGGTTTCGTTGAACGATATAATATCTGATATGAAGGACATATCGGTTTCCACGGTTACAAAGGGAAGTGGGTCGGAATTATGAAACAAGATCCACATATGCACCCCCTTTTCATCGGAACAAATGCAAACGGTGTGACAATGGAAAAATTCTGTTTGCATAGTCTGTCAGGTTGTCGTTTGTCAACGTATATGAAACGGTACTGGCTATGAAAGAGACTGAAGTGTCGAGGTTACATATCATAACGAATAAACATCATTAAATACACTGGACAAAACTATCATTGACTCTgattcttattatttttatataatctgcatttttttttagtttttgaagaaataaattccaATATATGATATTTATTACTTGCTACTATTCCCAAATATTATCTCAAATGttgcaataattattttaataatttcttagAAAATTCACGGGGTGCGGTGTTTATCGTTTCTCTGAAGTAGCCTGTAATATGCGATAAACACTATTTTTACAAACCCTTATAAATCAAGTGACAGTGTGAAATATAGCAAGTGTCAGAACTGTTAGATAGTACGATAGCACATATACAAGCTATTATATTACGGATGAAATATGGAAATCCAAGAAAGTTGAAGCTTCGTAGCATTGATTTTCCACATCAAgcttataaaaaaattaacgactataattgttatattaattgtaacagaatttgtaaaataataaatccaATAGCAATTTTTTGAATATCTAACTATAACTAAATTATCTTCCAATAAAAAGGGTTTCCTTGTTCCATGAGAATTGATCGACATTCTCTTATTTGTACATCAATCATATCACCCTCCATTTAACTTCTAATCcttttttcatgaaaatcgtTAAAATAGATATTATCTCCATTAGAAATGAACAGAAGAAACGCTAAACAATATACTTGAGACATTGAATAAAGAAAATCCTACAGTTGAGTACCTTTGTTCATTGAGCACCATTTGCGTCAAGTACGTCAAATGTTCGCTCGTGTGTAAATCTATACGCAGTAGTGCATATCTGTTATTTCGCCGTCATTAGTTTATATACGCGCTATATAAACAATAGAATATATATCTTGTGCAGACACGTCGTATATCTTTCAGTTCGTTTCCTGGCGCGTTTTCCAACGGAGAAAACTATACTTTCCGCGTAATTTTTCGCCCCATATTATTGCaatcatttttctaaaaattgaaattcaattaatttgaaattaacaCTTTCGCTGCCGCAAGATTCAATATGGTCAGTTGTTTGAAATCTGATCACGCGGTATCGCGTGCTTGAGGGTCGATGATAAAACTTcgatcacgcgatatcgcgggTTGGATCAATGAAGTTTGTACCATTGCGGCACGCAGCGACTGACTTCTTGGGCTTGGCAGCGAGCGTGTTAATACATATTAAGAGAGGAATTAGAATGGTGGAAATAAAATGTCCGATTACGATAGTATAGCAGAAACATTAACCAGAATGCGGCCTTTAAATTTGTCGGAGGTGAAAGGTCCGAAGATATTATCAATCAATGTCGGGTATGTACtcaacaaaatttcattttgaacaaaaggaaaatccattaattattaaagtaTACATAAGGCAACAAGCCCAATGGAATTAGTAGAAAACATATACTAATTTAAGatttaatttatgattttgagaattttataatggtaattttttgaaaggaattaaaaattctacaaagggtaatatttattaaacgtataCTATTATTAACTAATCGATTTTCCTACTATTAAAAAGCAATAAAAAATGATCTTCCACTATGAATTTTTACACCTGTTAAATAGTAATATATCTAACAGGACGAGTAGTCCTCCAGTGGTAGTTCAAGTGAACATTTATTGAGTTTCCGCTGTCTATAAAGTATCCTCCACCCTTTTTCCTTGACGCAGAATAAAACTCTGACGTAATGAGTTTATCTTCCGTTCGCCATGCGGTCTTGTGCCGTGCACACTGTTGATCACGACACTCCACGGgtaaaatttatcatttatattcacCATGGAAtcattgaaattcatttcacaGTTTACGCGTTCGtttcttaataaaaatgaacgaGTCGCGAATACATGAAAGCGGCCATTAAAGTGATGAGTGTTAATTATGGTGGTTttgattaataatataattttcagatCGTCCGGAAGTAACTTGCAGTTCAGTTCATTGGACAGTTCGAAACTGAAAATTGACAAAAGTAAGTTGTTAGGGGTGATGTAAAGTGTCAATTATTTTTgagtgtaattaattttagtgTCGGGACCAGCAGTACCTCCTACCAGTACTTTCAATCCAGAGACTGATAGTTTGCATGCATCCATGAGGCCTATAATTATGTTGGCCCAGTGCTTTTCCTTGTTTCCGGTGACAGGCGTTAATTCTCCTAATGCATCACACCTCAggtaaatttgataaaataatgatatagCGTAACGGGAACTTAGGCACTTTGGTAGAAACGCAGGCAATGATCAACAGTTCTGGTTTAACTATGAAGGGGTTAAGAGAACCCGACACCCCCAAAAAATGGGATCGGCCCTACTCCCACATCATTCTAATATTCCAAGATTCCAAAACcctagaattttagaattcaaaaatttcaaaaacaattaatttttgtttaattagaTTCACTTGGCGTAGTCCGAAATTCATATACTGTGCAATTTCGTTTCTTGGTTCGTCGATGATGACAATTTTCAATGTTCTGAGGATAACAGGAATAAGTTCAACAGGAATAACTTCAACAAAAATGAGTAagatacataaaaaaaaaatttcacaCTTTAACAATTGATTTGTCAAAATCACTTTAAAATTGTTCAAGAGTTGCCTTTCTTAATACTATTTcatacaaataataatatgatattattttttgttcgCAAGCTACCTTagttttcaatgggaccaactTGATTGcgacctttctttttttaaaacttGCCATGCAATGGCCTTCTTTAATGATAACTTGGGATAAACTTGAAAAGGAATTGTCAACAAGGCATAGGAAACTTTCCAACACAACTTTGTCCGCGAAATTCAAAATCATAACTATAGTGGTGATGATAATTGCCTTAGGTGAGTATCATCCACATTATTATccataattaatattgtatcgataataattaacaaattaatcTATTGCAGTGGAGCATAGTTTCTCGATCCTGCATGGTTACATAAGGGCCAAAGAATGCGCTCAATTTCGTGGAGATCCAGATATTATTGGCGTTTATTTCCAGTCTCAATTCCCTCAAGTGAGCTTGATGCCTCCACTTTTAATTAGTCTCTAACTaaagaacatttttatttttgcacaGATATTTTCACGAATTTCATATAGCTTATGGAAAGGTATACTGATtgatataattaacattttgagTACATTCTCATGGAACTTCGTCGATTTGTTTCTAATTCTCATCAGTATAGCTTTAGCAGATCAATTTCGTCAATTAAATAGTCGGTTATATTCTATAAGAGGAAAGGTAAGGATATTTTTTGATGACAATGTATTAACTTGTTATCgctaattttaattgaaaatatttgtcgTTAG from Osmia bicornis bicornis chromosome 15, iOsmBic2.1, whole genome shotgun sequence includes the following:
- the LOC114875732 gene encoding gustatory receptor for sugar taste 64f-like, which gives rise to MSDYDSIAETLTRMRPLNLSEVKGPKILSINVGSSGSNLQFSSLDSSKLKIDKMSGPAVPPTSTFNPETDSLHASMRPIIMLAQCFSLFPVTGVNSPNASHLRFTWRSPKFIYCAISFLGSSMMTIFNVLRITGISSTGITSTKMTTLVFNGTNLIATFLFLKLAMQWPSLMITWDKLEKELSTRHRKLSNTTLSAKFKIITIVVMIIALVEHSFSILHGYIRAKECAQFRGDPDIIGVYFQSQFPQIFSRISYSLWKGILIDIINILSTFSWNFVDLFLILISIALADQFRQLNSRLYSIRGKCHFIVKAMPEWWWAEARSDYNRLANLTRQLDSHISMMVLLSFATDLYFICIQLLFSFNPMRGIVEKIYFGFSFGFLLARTMVVSLCAASIHDESLLPAPILYSVSGSSFSTEVMRFLSQVTTDSICLTGMKFFSVTRSLVLTVAGTIVTYELVLVQFNSVQQNDTMNSTKVCESYSLDTLR